One segment of Terriglobales bacterium DNA contains the following:
- a CDS encoding histidine decarboxylase, pyruvoyl type: MKSVKTRNPVLNQRLATNGNREFSLESVVNGAVGPLPRHCMGYMNPGASGHGYINVMKLSVAKMDASLLHADMEQIYSEIYSYDRCEVDGAYLGQTNGLTATSFSGINGAIWGYHLAKAPGIAGGTLQPMFTFPGPQFPKDQHSTPSRKSVPVYPIGPILDAGERLLGRVDRQGQIHHDRRRFPPLPGAHIISANKDAGSHGPA, encoded by the coding sequence GAAATCAGTAAAGACAAGAAACCCGGTTCTGAACCAGAGGTTGGCGACGAATGGCAACCGCGAGTTTTCGCTGGAATCAGTGGTGAACGGCGCTGTGGGCCCGTTGCCAAGACACTGCATGGGCTATATGAATCCAGGAGCAAGTGGCCACGGCTACATCAATGTGATGAAGCTCTCCGTCGCAAAGATGGATGCTTCACTGCTGCATGCAGATATGGAACAGATCTATTCCGAAATCTATTCCTACGACCGATGTGAGGTAGATGGGGCTTACCTCGGACAGACCAATGGACTGACCGCGACGTCATTCTCCGGGATCAATGGCGCAATCTGGGGCTATCACCTTGCGAAAGCGCCGGGTATCGCCGGCGGGACTCTGCAGCCTATGTTCACGTTTCCCGGGCCTCAGTTTCCCAAAGACCAGCACTCGACGCCATCACGCAAGTCAGTGCCGGTATATCCGATTGGGCCGATCCTCGATGCGGGCGAGCGGCTGTTGGGCCGGGTTGATCGTCAGGGTCAAATCCACCACGACCGCCGGCGCTTTCCACCACTTCCCGGTGCACACATCATTAGCGCGAACAAGGACGCGGGTTCGCATGGACCCGCCT